The Lewinellaceae bacterium DNA window AGTCATATCCGAGTGCTGCCCGCCGGGTGTCCGGGTGATCTTGCGTATCCCGAAATATTTGTTCCCGCCATGATCGTGGAAGGCCAGAATACCAGGCAGTCGGCCCTGAACTCCATCCGGCCTGAGCAAGAGCGCTTTGGTGGGCCGGCCGTAAGGAAGCTGCCAGGACAATTCTTCGATGTGTAGCCCTTCGTAGACATAACTTTTTTCGACGGTCACAGCCGGGGTATCTCCCATGACGGGTATTCCAAGCCGGCTGACTGCCTGAGCGTGCGCTTGCTTTTTCCAGGTTTGCAGATCTTTCCATTTGTCACTGCGAAATGAGAAACCTGGCAATACGTGGTCCTGATGAGTAGCAGCCCAGGGTCCATAGGGGCCAATCAGATTGGGTTCTTCCTGCATGGTTGGAATCGGATTTGAAAAGGTTGTTGGGACGGATTCTCCAGCCGGATGGGATAATTCGTGGAATAATTGCGGCATAAAGGGCAGCAGCAGCATTCCTTTGGAAGACATCTGGATAAATTCCCGGCGCTTTGGTGCCATTGGCTGTATTTTGAATCGATAGGAAGTTAACGCAAAAACGGGAATTACAAGAGCCATTCGAAATATGCTGGCCAGGTATTGCAAATTCTGGTGAATCACCGGGATGTCAATGGGTTTTGCCCGGATTGCGTTGGGCTACAGCCTCGGAGTCAGGGTTGAAGTTTTCGTGATATCTTTTAGCAAGGATGCCCAAACATTATCCCCATGCTCAATTCTCCATGCTCCTTGCTCCATGCCCCATGCTCCAAGCCCCACGCTCCATGCCCCATGCCCCATGCTCCATGCCCCTTGCTCCATGCCCCATGCCCCATGCTCCATGCTCCTTGCCCCATGCTCCTTGCCCTAAACCACCTGCCCGCCACAACTGGACCCCAGTCCTGCCGTGCAACCGAAACAATGCTGGTCAACCACGATGGAACGGTTGGTCAGGACATCCAGATTAAATTGATTGATATGGGCCGGGGCATCCTGAATTTTCATATCCAGCATCTGGTTGAAATCACAGTCATACAGGGATCCGTCCCAGCCGATGGATAGGGTATTCCGGCACATGACACCCATGGCGGCGCCGGGATTAAAGGCATCGATCAGCTTTTGCATATAGGCTTCGTAATTTCCCGAGACGACCAGAAAATCCAGAAAGCGTGATATGGGCATATTGGTGATGACATAAAGCTTATTAAAAAGGACGCCGTGCTCGTTGATCAGGTGACGCTTGAAATCCGTCTCGAGTTCTTGCTGTGGTCCCGGCAAAATGGCCCCGGTCGGATTGTACACCAGATTCAGTTCCAGTCCGCTCCCTGCCTGTCCGTAACCCGCATCATTCAGCATCCGCATGGCCTGGATGGACTTTTCGAATACGCCGTCCCCTCTTTGCCGGTCGGTGCGCAGGGCGGTATAATGTGGCAGTGAGGATACCACCTCGACCCGGTGCCGGGCCAGAAATTGTGGCAAATCATGGTATTTGGGGTTTGCCAGAATAATCGTCAGGTTGCACCGGTCGATGATGTGTTTTCCAAGTCGCGACACTTCTTCTACAAACCAGCGAAAATGAGGATTCATTTCCGGAGCTCCTCCGGTGATGTCCACGATGGGAATGTCATGTGTAGCCAGAATATCCAGGCACTGCTGCAGGGTTTCCCGCGTCATGATCTCTTTGCGGTCCGGTCCGGCATCCACATGGCAGTGCTTGCAGGTCTGATTGCACATTTTCCCGACATTGATCTGGAAGATTTCGATGCGCGTTGGCTTTAAAGGAAGAAGACCGACATCGGCTAATCTGTCCGCAAACTGGTCCGAACGATTAGAATGCAGGTATTCCAGCTGTAGGGTGCTGATCGCAAATGGGTGTCCTGATGCTTTTAAGGATTTCATTACATCATGACTTTTTTCGCATGATTCATCATCTGGACGCCGTGAACCAGCGAGGCTCCGCTGCGGATGGCTGCAGCAACATGGACGGCTTCCATCAATTGTTCTTCGGTGCAGCCTTTTTCCAATGTATCGGTGGTGTATGCGTCAATGCAGTAGGGGCACTGGACGGTATGCGATACCGCTAAGGCGATCAGGGATTTTTCCCGGGCTGTCAGTGCGCCCTCCTTGAACACTTCGTTGTAATAGCTGAAAAACTTATCGGCCAATTCTTTATCAAATTCTCCAATCTTTCCAAACTTCGCCAAATCGGCGGGATCATAATAAGTCTCCATTTTTTGGTTTTTGTTTTAAAGAAACAATGTTTTCAGCATTTCGTTGCCAATGCCGGCGGTGGTGTAAGAGATATGTATAAAATGCGACGTTCCCAGCACGGGTGACATCAATCCGTTTTCTTTTGCATCAACCGTATTAACCCTTCCTGCGTTACCGAAGCAATGAGCTTGCCATCCCGGGTGAAGATGTTGCCCCGGGTGAATCCCCGGCTATTGCCTGCGCTGGGACTATCCACGGCGTACAGGAGCCATTCATCCATGCGAAAGTCTTCATGAAACCACATGGCGTGATCCAGACTGGCAAACATGACCTGGTCGATGCGCGCCTGTAGTTGATGAGGCATGTAGGCGGTACTGAGTAAATTATAGTCGGATGCATAGGCAAGGACTTGTTGATGGATACGGGGATCATCCGGCATGGTTTCCCGTACCCGCATCCAGATGTGCCGGAAAGGAGGCTGGGGACTGGGTGCCAGGGGATTATATCGCTCGACGGGTCTGAACTCGATGGGTTGTGGAAACTGATAGCGGCGGTAAAGGTCCGGTAATTTATCTTTGAAGGTAGCGTACCATTCCTGATCGGAAATGACATTCTCCGGCCCAGGGACATTGGGCATAGGGATCTGATGTTCAAGGCCTTTCTCCCGGGTCTGAAAAGAACAAGCCATAATGAATATGGTTTCACCTTTTTGCACAGCTGCTACCCTCCGCGTCGTGAAACTGCGTCCGTCGCGGGAACGGTCCACGTGGTATTCGATGGGTACAGTTACATCACCGGGCAAAATGAAATAGGCATGCAGGGAATGTGCCGTCCGGTCATCCGGTACCGTCCGCGAGGCAGCATGCAATGCCTGAGCCAGCACCTGACCACCAAATACACGGCCCCAGGGAGTTACAAAATTGGTCCCTACGAATAAATTGGATGAGTCCTGATCCAAATGGATGAGATCCAGCAGGGCTTGCAGTGTTCCCATTTAGCATTCCGTTTAGTTGCTGCAAAGATAAGTTATGGGACAACGACTCCGGATTTGTTCTGACTCTTAATCGTGGAATGTCCGTCGCGTGATGAATATGCCCCGATTTGGTTATTGCAACTTTTCAATTTTGCGCGACACGCTGCCTATTTCACCAAGACGGATAAACAGGATGACGAGGGAAATGATGTAACCAGGAATCAGGATGTTTTCTGCGATCCTGGCTACCGTCTGGTCGGTTCGTTTGACACGGTCTGCGTATTCTTCCGGAGGAGATTCAGCAAAATTCGTGGTGGTGTTCCAGGCAAATCCACGCGAGACCTTAAGTCCCATCGTGGCCAGATAGGTGCCCCCTTTACCAACAAAAAAGTCCAACACACGCAGACCGGGCCAGATTTTACCCAGGTCACCTTTTACATCCCGGATCATGGATATCAATAGGTCATTGATGTGGTAGAAATCGTGCTGGATGGATTCAATCGGTTGTCCTGCCGCCGTTTGTTGTGCAGATATGCCCAGATCAAGGTTGATGTGAGCATTCATGCCCAGCATCAGGTGCTGCAATACGATGGGCATCCTTCGTTTGGCAACTAAAAATGTG harbors:
- the tesB gene encoding acyl-CoA thioesterase II, translated to MGTLQALLDLIHLDQDSSNLFVGTNFVTPWGRVFGGQVLAQALHAASRTVPDDRTAHSLHAYFILPGDVTVPIEYHVDRSRDGRSFTTRRVAAVQKGETIFIMACSFQTREKGLEHQIPMPNVPGPENVISDQEWYATFKDKLPDLYRRYQFPQPIEFRPVERYNPLAPSPQPPFRHIWMRVRETMPDDPRIHQQVLAYASDYNLLSTAYMPHQLQARIDQVMFASLDHAMWFHEDFRMDEWLLYAVDSPSAGNSRGFTRGNIFTRDGKLIASVTQEGLIRLMQKKTD
- a CDS encoding carboxymuconolactone decarboxylase family protein, with amino-acid sequence METYYDPADLAKFGKIGEFDKELADKFFSYYNEVFKEGALTAREKSLIALAVSHTVQCPYCIDAYTTDTLEKGCTEEQLMEAVHVAAAIRSGASLVHGVQMMNHAKKVMM
- the arsS gene encoding arsenosugar biosynthesis radical SAM protein ArsS (Some members of this family are selenoproteins.), with amino-acid sequence MKSLKASGHPFAISTLQLEYLHSNRSDQFADRLADVGLLPLKPTRIEIFQINVGKMCNQTCKHCHVDAGPDRKEIMTRETLQQCLDILATHDIPIVDITGGAPEMNPHFRWFVEEVSRLGKHIIDRCNLTIILANPKYHDLPQFLARHRVEVVSSLPHYTALRTDRQRGDGVFEKSIQAMRMLNDAGYGQAGSGLELNLVYNPTGAILPGPQQELETDFKRHLINEHGVLFNKLYVITNMPISRFLDFLVVSGNYEAYMQKLIDAFNPGAAMGVMCRNTLSIGWDGSLYDCDFNQMLDMKIQDAPAHINQFNLDVLTNRSIVVDQHCFGCTAGLGSSCGGQVV